The nucleotide window AGGCCATCCTTGTATTTACAGCTTCAAGCTTCATAGACAAGAActataacataaaaaaaaatatacgGTACGGTGTCAAATTCGTCGGTAATCAACATAAGATCTTCCAAGTAACTTAACAACAAGAATTACCTCAACTTGATGTTGCAATGATTGGATGTAATTAATTATTTCATCAAGAACAAGTGCTTTTCCTATAACCTAATATAAACAATACTAAAATCAATCATCTTTACCACAAATCTCACAAAAAAACACTAATCAAACTCTTTTACACACACCTTGTTGCATCCCGGAACCAAATCTTGTAGGATTTTCATTCTTTCACTTATCTTTTCTCTCCTAGCCTGCACAACAAAGTTTGAATCATCAAGAACTCACAGGGATATCGATAATCAATTATAACAACAAAAGTCATCGAAAATCAATTACGATCAAGATTAAATTTTTAAAGCGAAAGAACATTACCCTCTCAGCGAGACTGTGTCTATCAGTGGCTTCACCTCTTCTTGCTCTAACATGAATATAATCTTTAGGCGGTTCGGCAGCTTTCTGAGCTTGACCAACAGGGGCTTTACTACCCGACCCAGAACTCATTTCTTGATCCATTTTCGAACCACCACCCGATTCGTCTTTCAAACCCGACACCTTCATTCTTTTCCCATTCAACTTATTCTGCAAATCCCATAAACACTTCTCAAACACCATCTTCACAACAACACAATCAATCCCAAATATTCAAACAAGATTGATTCTAAATCATAACATCAAAAACTCAAAAAGAACTCAACAAATCAAACTAATAAACCTTCAATTTCATTTTATTACTTAACAAAATTGGGGattttataaaattaccaaaTCAATCGCACTACTAGTGGACACAATCTTCGACCCTTCATCTTCAAAATTGGGATCCCTCCGCTTCCGGCCACCACCGCCGCTATACTCCGTCACCGTCGATTCATCATCTGGGTTGTTATTATGATTAGTATTGGGGTCCCCAATTGGGGCAATTAGGGTTCCCATTTTGAGCCCTAAATCCTCAATTCGAGTGCCATTGAAGGGCCAGATCCCAGTTAAACTGTAGGATGAAGGATTGGCTGCTGAGAAAGAGCTCTCATTGATGATGGGTGGATCCATAAAGATGGAATTGGAGACACACAGTGATACATACAATGTGTGTGTGAAGTTAGGTTGAAGAgtttttgatgtgggttttgagTGAGGTGATCTGGGTTGGTGCCAAAAATCGGGCTTGTTTGTTGGGTTATTTAATAATTGGATCTTGGATATTAtatgtatagagagagagagagagagagaggtgtaaTTAGTTATGGAATATATACAGAGAGAGTGTGTAATGGAGGGAGAGGATGAAGCGTACTGCACTTACGGCGCATTTTAAACAAGCTTAATTAAATGCCTGACAAAGCTCTCTACTTTGaaatatttagtttttttttttcttataccATAGGCTATGGTGGGGCgaggggtttggggcatgggttgacacgtggagttcgagcccCCCGTTAGTGAGTGACGTGTCCGTgaggtatggcggggcgtggctagcccggcGTGGCTTGGCCAGGTGtattaagggcatgtttggctaagcttatttaagtCAAAAAAGACTTTTAAGAAAAAGACTTTTGGGAAAATaactttttgaaaaggagttttaaaaaaaaatgtttgaatTAACTTATGggtgggaaaagccaataagtcaataagttgttttttaaaaagtgtttggcttagcttattgatgtaaaatgactaaaagggGCATTCTTTCATAAGGGATGTTAAAAAATaaggggtatattggtaatttgtTGTTTGAAAAGCTATAAGCTAATTAAGAACTCACAATctcttaacttttcaaaaactcCTTTTCCTTCGTatcaaaaagtcattttaaaaAGCACTTTTTCATTTGCCAAAAACTAAAAACtgcttattggctttttgataagtcaataagccaataagttggttggaaaagcttagccaaacatgccctaaaataaaataaaaaaaaaatctaataagaACCTATGCCTTGCCAACAATCCAATAAGAGCCGGCCACATAGGATCGCCAGCATGCCCCACGCCCGGCCTTAAACTCCCGCCCAAGGGGtcacgcccaaacccaagcccgcCCGGGATGGTAACTTGGGTGTTTCtctccaacccacgccccaacccccccccccccccgtacCCCATAGTCTTATTATTTCTTTTTCAATAGTTTTTATAAGAAGAAAATCTTTACTTAATAATAACTTCTGTCACCTGTGATAATTATGCGAGGTTTTATCTTTGATTATCAGGCTAAAGGGTGTGGAGATTATGGTTGTGACATGATTCGTCATGTaagaacatgaatggaaggctataCCATCCCCTTACATGATCTACCATGGTTTgtatggattaaaccatgacaaccatggtCCTCTTTTCCATTTTTTAAGAAatcattttatttttctttatacaaagataaattaaaataaataagaggATAGTGGGTTAGATCATGACCACGCCCATAGGGTAGTGGTTTTGTatggtggattagaggtgggtGACATGGTACTGGCGTGGAGAGTTATGAttgtcatgagggtcatgaccacaccctataacCAATGGGTAGGGTTATTGTATAAAATGTGTGTGTTTTGTAAGAAATGTAAGAATGAATCTACACCATTTGATCTATAATCTAATAATGacaaaattgtaaataatgtttaccgttaaaataattaattttctagattaagggtataaaggtaaatttaacatttttttaaGATTAATGGTATAaaggtaaatttaacatttttttaatttAGAAACCCACAAGCAAGTTCCTCCcttcttttttaaacgtcaataactttttatacgtaactcttttaaaaaaaattacaccataataacgagtgttttttatctttaatatgagtaccatattgttatacttATATACAGAAAAACATACGTTTCGATCGGATGTTTTAGTCCATGGTGTTTTGTCTATGTTCATACAATGGTGTTTTAACTTTTAATTGTATTGTGATTCAAGGCGTTGTGTATTACACTAAAATGGAAAAAAATAGGGAGGgggatggaatgattttgaatGAATGGAATGCACTTTGCAATGAGTGATTCCATTCGATCGGTCAACCAAACACtattttcttcattccctcgcaATGGTTCATTctattccacctctcattccgcCATATCAAACGCTACCTAAGAGTTATTTTAACTAGCTTTTAAATGAACTTAACAAGTGAGTTACTTTAACTAGCTTTTAAAATAAGGGTTGCGTTATCCTACAGAGTCTTCTAAATCTAGAAAGTGTACAATGAAATAATGAATCGTAAAATATATCACAATACcgagcaaaatataacacaatgttgAGCAATATAACACAATACCGTGGAAAAAGACACAATGAATCCCAAAAAGAGACACAATAATCttaaacaaaaattctaaaatctatAATCTAAAAACTTAAAAGCGAAAACCTAAAATCTAAGATCGTAGAATTCGTCAAGACGGTTTCAATGCCACTAGAATGAGTTCAATCGAAATCTGTATGATACCATTCCTAGGACTTCCTAGGTTTAGGTGACTATGCATCTGAACCCTTACCTTTAATACTAATTATAAAGAAAATTTACCAAGCGCTTGATTACTTTTTCACTTTCAGTTTTGTATGTGGTTTTTCGTcggtttatatattttttttgatgaTATATATCGTTAATTTTGTTAGAtaaagatcaaataaaaataggTTGAATATACTAAACGTGAGAAGTGAAGGAAATTATTTTTTTGAAAGTTTTTTCATGTTTAGTAAATACtttcaataaaaataaaaatatatcttTCACTTCTCACGTTTAGTATGTTAAATTCAATTTATACAATAATTTTAAAAATGAACATGAGAAGGGTGCAATAGCCCTTTAACGTGCATAATGTATGAAGCGAGTTATCGAAAATTACGCATATTGATTTTTAAACTACGTACATTACAAAATTCAAATCCCGCATGTCATCAAACATGAAAATACGCATGGGTTGTGTcaaccccaaccaatggcggaaacatcgaattgagacgaaaacgagattgctcgagacttcataatGACTAATTGTGATAATAGATTTAAACAACCAAATTTCATATTTCTAAACACCAGTACATCATTtgaaaagaaaatacaaaaacatgttCGTAACAAATTAAACAAAAAGGAAATACAAACATAAAATAATAGGTGCatttctagtccaccctaactcGGTTTCTTCGATTAACATCATCAatttcctgcaacatgtattaaaataaaatcaacaaaagttggcgcgTATACAAGTTTGGATACATAGCATAAGCGTGAATAAAAGTTGTCTCATATCTAACATGGTAATTTGCATATACTGTTCATAACATACTAGCATGTGTAAACTATAAATCAAACCAAAGTATACCACAACCGTGTGTATCCTTGTCGCCGAAACGACAAGGTTGTAAAATAGATTGCTTAACAATACAACAAGTacaggcggtgcgttaatccGATAGTGCTATAGTTGTTAAGGTAGGCTtacaaagttaatgagcatatagtaCACAAGAATGAGTATAACATGTATAAACAAGAATATAACAAGTATCATGTTTTAATGGATAGAGTGATTATATGAACAAGTGTAATCGTGAGTATGTGATTTTTAATATATTGTACATGTTGTACCCAAAGTGTGTTAAAaggaaaatgggatcgagtatactcacggtttgcgtAGAAAGTCCGCGAACTTTAGTTTGACAAGTCTTGAGTTTGAAACACCGAAGTTACCCTAAGTCGGAGAAACGAAGGTGTGTGAGTTGCGGATTCGATTGCCGGATTGGATACGGAATTTAGAGGATAATTTATAAGTTATAGTAAAATGTAAAGCAAAGGCACCACGAGAATGGTCATGCAATGAGGTAGGATGATTAACATCCA belongs to Helianthus annuus cultivar XRQ/B chromosome 5, HanXRQr2.0-SUNRISE, whole genome shotgun sequence and includes:
- the LOC110941731 gene encoding transcription factor bHLH79 — protein: MDPPIINESSFSAANPSSYSLTGIWPFNGTRIEDLGLKMGTLIAPIGDPNTNHNNNPDDESTVTEYSGGGGRKRRDPNFEDEGSKIVSTSSAIDLNKLNGKRMKVSGLKDESGGGSKMDQEMSSGSGSKAPVGQAQKAAEPPKDYIHVRARRGEATDRHSLAERARREKISERMKILQDLVPGCNKVIGKALVLDEIINYIQSLQHQVEFLSMKLEAVNTRMALPVEGVPTKDLGPQPLDAAGLLFGSQTPRPFGHESQPEWLHMQLGNNFGRMT